The Gemmatimonadaceae bacterium genome includes the window GCGGATAACCGAGCAGGTTGGCCAGGAACGGATTGACCGCGACGATTTCCCCGCTCCCGGCATCGAGAATCAGGATCCCATCCTGAGCGGCTTCGAACAGGCGCCGATATCTGGTTTCGGACGCCTGCAGGGACTCGCGCAGTCCACGCTCTCGATTCGCGGCCGTTTCGTGTTCCGCGGCATGCGTCCCGAGGCGCGTCACTTCCGCGACGAGCTGCGCTTTGGTCTTCGTCACCTCTTTCATCGGGTTCCCGGCGTTCCTGGCATCACCATCCGGCGACTGTGGCAAACACTGTCGATGTATCTGAAGCGTACACGGATTCGGCGCGGTGTGGGCCTGCCGCTCCATCGAAACGCATGGGGCATCAATCGCCATCAGCGATCGACCCACGTCGCGCGCCGGCGCCGCCGGGCATCCGGGCACGCCGGCGCCCAGCGCCGATGGCGCATTATGGAATCACAATGTTCGTCCCCACTTGCCGCCCGTGGCCGGGTGTGTGAGTGTTCGTTTGGGCGCAGCCGTCGTCGTGGTTGGCGGCTGCGTGGTGCCGCCTCGGCACCATGATCCATGACCGAAGGCCAAGGTAATGATCGCGAGCGCGGCAGGTCGCACCGAGCGCAGGCGTCGCCGCCACGCGCACGCCGGCGATCCTCGCGGGTGCGCGCGATGACCGCCTCATCCCGGAAGCAGCAAGTCCCGCCCCGGGCGCTCGCGATGTCGCTTGCCGCGCTCGCCATTCCGGTCGCCACCGTCTTCTGGCTCCCGGACTGGACGAGCAATGGGCTCGGGATGCTCATCTGGTTGACGGCGCTGATCCCAGCGTTCCTTCTTTCGTACTACCGCGGCCTGCAGGGCGTGGCGCTCGCGCTGGCCGGTGGCATGGCCGTCATCACGGCGACCCAGATCGTCGTCGTCGCGTATCAAGTCGCCGACCCGAACTGGACGCTGCTCATGGCGATCGTCGCGATCTATCTGGCCGTGTCGCTCGGCATCGCCACGCTCGCCGAGGCACTCCGGCGCGAACGCCGCGCTGCGGAAGACCTGGCGCGGATCGACCAGCTCACCGAACTCCCCAACCGGCGCCACCTCGAGGATGCCCTGCAGCGCGAGTTCGCGGCGGCTGAGCGCGGCCGTGGCCTCGCGGTCGTGATCTTCGACCTGGACCGGTTCAAGCAGGTCAACGACCGTCACGGACACGCCGCGGGCGACATGGCGCTCAAGGCCTTCGCCAACGTCCTTCGCACGAACACCCGTCTGGAAAATCTGTCCGCGCGCTTCGGCGGCGAGGAGTTCGTCGCATTGCTGCGCGACACCGATGCCGACTCCGCCGTTCTGTTTGCGCAGCGCGTGCTCGACCAGATGCGCGAGTCGCCGCTCCCGTGGGGCGCCCAGACCGTCAGCGCCGGTGTCGCGGAATACTATAGGGGCCTGGGATCGTACGAACTGCTCCTCGGTGAAGCAG containing:
- a CDS encoding PAS domain-containing protein, with the translated sequence MKEVTKTKAQLVAEVTRLGTHAAEHETAANRERGLRESLQASETRYRRLFEAAQDGILILDAGSGEIVAVNPFLANLLGYP
- a CDS encoding diguanylate cyclase, which produces MTEGQGNDRERGRSHRAQASPPRARRRSSRVRAMTASSRKQQVPPRALAMSLAALAIPVATVFWLPDWTSNGLGMLIWLTALIPAFLLSYYRGLQGVALALAGGMAVITATQIVVVAYQVADPNWTLLMAIVAIYLAVSLGIATLAEALRRERRAAEDLARIDQLTELPNRRHLEDALQREFAAAERGRGLAVVIFDLDRFKQVNDRHGHAAGDMALKAFANVLRTNTRLENLSARFGGEEFVALLRDTDADSAVLFAQRVLDQMRESPLPWGAQTVSAGVAEYYRGLGSYELLLGEADRALYQAKESGRDMVCTAPRYEHPLIAQIPGGVVAASALPEEPPPEQPIVGRIWIVDDDAAVRSVVKRILIRDGHDLWDTGDPREAIRRFADVADAERPDIILTDVIMPEMSGMRMIDQIAKISADIKVIYMSGYVQSAIEWQGSPGLAVTFLAKPIQVKTLLDAVQRVIRSAPTSAPT